Proteins encoded together in one Tenuifilum sp. 4138str window:
- the sufD gene encoding Fe-S cluster assembly protein SufD — translation MSDKTIATPIREELVSLYQNNLKLITEGSADILNRHREQAMQHFRELGIPSQKNEKYKYSRIEPLFAHEYQKHFAPKRIAFNVDDIFRCDIPELDTHLALVLNGFYLPKGEKLTTLPNGVIFGSLAEAAIKFPNLVNGRYNSLAENNTDGLVALNTAFAQDGVFIYIPRNVVESKPIQIINLLMSDMNQLVQYRNLIVVEEGAQANVLICDHTLSPQRFLSNVVTEIFVGSNAQLEFVKMQNEHNDAAQLTHTYAHQQADSRLVTNVLSLHGGFIRNNLAVTLAGEGADAQLYGLYLTDRTQHTDNFTFIDHAVPNCTSNELYKGILDDQATGAFNGKIMVRRDAQKTQAYQSNNNLLLTADARMNTKPQLEIYADDVKCSHGATVGQLDNEALFYMRARGIGEREAKLLLMFGFAHEVVKRISIDTLRERIDDMVNKRLRGELSRCHNCPMHCC, via the coding sequence ATGTCCGATAAAACAATAGCAACACCCATACGCGAGGAACTGGTTAGCCTTTACCAGAATAACCTCAAGTTAATTACCGAGGGTAGTGCCGATATCCTGAATAGACATAGGGAACAGGCCATGCAGCACTTTAGGGAACTAGGAATTCCATCGCAGAAAAATGAGAAGTATAAGTATTCCCGCATTGAACCGCTATTCGCCCATGAGTATCAAAAGCACTTTGCCCCTAAACGCATAGCTTTTAACGTTGATGATATATTCCGCTGTGATATTCCTGAACTCGATACCCACCTGGCATTGGTGCTTAACGGATTTTACCTGCCAAAGGGCGAAAAGCTAACCACTCTGCCCAATGGTGTTATTTTTGGGAGTCTGGCCGAAGCTGCTATTAAGTTTCCCAACTTGGTAAATGGCAGGTATAACTCACTGGCTGAGAATAACACCGATGGTTTGGTAGCTCTGAATACAGCATTTGCCCAGGATGGTGTTTTTATTTACATCCCCCGGAATGTGGTGGAGAGCAAGCCCATTCAGATTATCAACCTGCTCATGTCCGATATGAATCAGCTGGTGCAGTATCGCAACCTTATTGTGGTTGAGGAAGGCGCTCAGGCAAATGTCCTTATTTGCGACCACACCCTCTCGCCCCAGCGGTTCCTATCAAACGTGGTTACGGAGATTTTTGTGGGCAGCAACGCCCAGCTCGAGTTTGTGAAGATGCAGAATGAGCATAACGATGCAGCTCAGCTTACCCACACCTATGCACACCAGCAGGCCGATTCCAGATTGGTTACCAACGTTCTTTCGCTTCACGGTGGTTTTATTCGCAATAATCTTGCTGTTACACTTGCAGGTGAGGGTGCCGATGCACAGCTCTACGGTCTTTATCTTACTGACCGCACCCAGCATACCGATAACTTTACTTTCATTGACCATGCTGTTCCCAACTGCACAAGCAATGAGCTCTACAAGGGAATACTCGACGATCAGGCTACCGGTGCCTTTAACGGCAAGATCATGGTTAGGCGCGATGCCCAAAAAACTCAGGCCTACCAGTCGAACAACAACCTGCTGCTCACAGCCGATGCCCGTATGAATACCAAGCCACAGCTTGAGATATACGCCGATGATGTTAAATGCTCCCATGGAGCCACGGTTGGTCAGCTCGACAACGAAGCCCTTTTCTACATGCGGGCTCGTGGCATAGGCGAGCGCGAGGCAAAGCTGCTGCTGATGTTCGGTTTTGCACATGAGGTAGTTAAGCGAATTTCCATTGACACCCTCAGGGAACGCATCGACGATATGGTCAACAAACGCCTTCGCGGTGAACTATCGCGCTGCCACAACTGTCCAATGCATTGCTGTTAG
- the sufC gene encoding Fe-S cluster assembly ATPase SufC encodes MLTIKDLHAKINDKEILKGINLEVKAGEVHAIMGPNGSGKSTLASVLTGRELVEVTHGSVTFNGKDLLEMSPEVRAREGIFLSFQYPVEIPGVSMVNFMKAAVNEHRKYRGLEPLSASDFLKMMRERKELVEIDSALTNRSVNEGFSGGEKKKNEIFQMAMLEPKLAILDETDSGLDIDALRVVANGVNKLKRPDNAVIVITHYQRLLDYIVPDYVHILYNGRIVKSAGKELALELEEKGYDWIKNGENA; translated from the coding sequence ATGCTAACAATCAAGGATTTACACGCCAAAATCAACGATAAAGAGATTCTCAAGGGTATCAACCTTGAGGTAAAAGCCGGGGAGGTTCATGCTATTATGGGGCCCAATGGCTCGGGAAAAAGCACATTGGCATCGGTTTTAACCGGTCGTGAGCTGGTTGAGGTTACTCACGGCTCCGTTACCTTCAATGGTAAGGATTTGTTGGAGATGTCGCCCGAGGTGCGTGCACGCGAAGGAATCTTCCTAAGCTTCCAGTATCCGGTTGAGATTCCCGGTGTGAGCATGGTTAACTTCATGAAAGCTGCCGTTAACGAGCACCGCAAGTACAGGGGATTAGAGCCCCTATCGGCTTCCGATTTTCTGAAGATGATGCGTGAGCGTAAGGAACTGGTCGAAATTGATTCGGCTCTTACCAACCGCTCGGTGAACGAGGGCTTTTCCGGTGGCGAAAAGAAGAAAAATGAAATTTTTCAGATGGCCATGCTGGAACCCAAGCTCGCCATACTCGACGAAACAGACTCAGGACTTGATATCGATGCGCTACGCGTGGTGGCAAATGGTGTGAACAAGCTCAAACGACCCGATAATGCAGTTATTGTTATTACCCACTACCAGCGCTTGCTCGACTACATAGTTCCCGATTATGTACATATCCTTTACAATGGTCGCATTGTGAAAAGCGCCGGCAAGGAACTTGCCCTTGAGCTGGAAGAAAAGGGTTACGATTGGATTAAGAATGGTGAAAATGCCTAA
- a CDS encoding ATP-binding protein, whose translation MDQFLDAAANQNHPLRILSDFLKTEESVETAKRYNESRFVGYVLEIGYDEITIITCDPFKVNVGGIPRNSLLIMVPDSFEQNGKSIPLHFTLLRVLDSAPTPLSKEVQQTYFELQKKSMPELDIFTQSELQWGALKTKVLGMFYPHPTQLDTIEFSGDLNNYVSAHKYKIYSPDDKLLDLVSNELVPKENRFAIGKLRLTENRLPLPGKKLPDVDIFLSTNDFKGCRTAMFGKTRLGKSNVVKLIVQSLLETTRDTRNVGQLIFDINGEYANDNPQDDNLSIRGAYPDRCTVYALTPKTNTPSQPLKLNFYHTPFSSKQVLNTLIRQSGRSGSDYVDAFISVDIPDFSEVNAIPNNRMNEKIRAIRKIQYYFALLHKCQFACDENTVRNSIPSANSVRGFNPGFSDALRNAAYSAFQLQVPQAPNSLDTLQRELEVIHRFKKANPADPNLRSGSGNPIFDQEDNALLEMLEPNPGRSGFSILLRFRSYHDHRAGDYTANILHLLDEGQTVILDLGNADEILMTYFSRQLSEAVFYHQTDKFTNNQLGNHFIQLYFEEAHNLFGYNDNSDETRIYRRFAKEGAKYHIGMVYSTQSPSTINSDLLAQTENFFVAHLASQEDVNKLAKVNIAYESIKNDILQAKTPGYMRMLTRSHRFVVSMQAKKFTPPSNTNK comes from the coding sequence ATGGACCAATTTTTAGATGCAGCAGCAAATCAGAATCATCCATTAAGAATTCTCTCCGATTTTCTTAAAACAGAGGAGAGTGTAGAAACTGCAAAACGATATAACGAAAGCCGTTTCGTTGGCTATGTGTTGGAAATTGGCTATGATGAAATTACAATAATTACTTGCGATCCATTCAAAGTAAATGTTGGTGGCATTCCAAGAAACTCTTTGCTAATTATGGTTCCAGATTCATTTGAACAAAATGGCAAAAGTATTCCATTACACTTTACATTGCTTCGGGTTTTAGATTCTGCACCAACCCCCCTATCAAAAGAGGTGCAACAAACATATTTTGAACTTCAAAAGAAATCTATGCCCGAGCTCGATATTTTTACTCAAAGTGAACTGCAATGGGGTGCATTAAAAACCAAAGTTCTTGGGATGTTTTATCCACATCCAACGCAATTAGACACAATTGAGTTTTCGGGGGACTTAAACAATTATGTGAGTGCTCATAAATATAAAATATATTCTCCTGATGATAAGTTGTTAGATTTAGTTAGCAACGAACTTGTTCCGAAAGAAAACAGATTTGCTATTGGGAAACTTCGTTTAACAGAAAATAGATTACCTCTTCCAGGAAAAAAACTTCCTGATGTAGATATATTTCTCTCAACAAATGATTTCAAAGGTTGCAGAACGGCAATGTTTGGGAAAACAAGATTAGGCAAAAGTAATGTTGTAAAACTAATTGTTCAAAGTTTATTAGAAACAACAAGAGATACAAGAAACGTGGGGCAATTGATTTTTGATATTAATGGCGAATATGCAAACGATAATCCACAAGATGATAATCTATCAATAAGAGGGGCATATCCTGATAGATGCACGGTTTATGCTTTGACTCCAAAAACAAATACCCCTTCACAGCCACTTAAATTGAATTTCTATCATACGCCTTTTTCCTCAAAACAAGTTTTGAATACACTAATTCGTCAATCAGGGAGAAGTGGCTCTGATTATGTTGATGCATTTATTTCCGTTGATATTCCGGATTTTTCAGAGGTAAATGCTATTCCAAATAATCGTATGAATGAAAAAATTCGAGCGATTAGAAAAATACAGTACTACTTTGCACTGCTTCACAAATGTCAATTTGCTTGTGATGAAAATACTGTAAGGAATTCTATTCCGAGTGCCAACAGTGTTCGTGGTTTTAATCCGGGTTTTTCGGATGCTTTGAGAAACGCAGCTTATTCAGCATTTCAATTACAAGTGCCTCAAGCTCCAAACTCACTTGATACTCTTCAAAGAGAATTGGAAGTAATTCATAGATTTAAAAAAGCTAACCCTGCCGACCCAAATTTACGTTCAGGTAGCGGCAATCCTATTTTCGACCAAGAGGACAATGCTCTTTTAGAAATGCTTGAACCTAACCCTGGCAGAAGTGGTTTTTCAATTTTATTAAGATTTAGGAGTTATCATGACCATCGAGCAGGAGATTACACAGCCAACATTTTACACTTACTTGATGAGGGACAAACTGTAATTCTTGATTTAGGGAACGCTGATGAAATTTTAATGACATATTTTTCACGTCAATTATCAGAAGCAGTATTTTATCATCAAACCGATAAATTCACAAATAATCAATTAGGCAATCACTTTATTCAACTATATTTTGAAGAGGCACACAATCTTTTTGGGTATAACGACAACAGTGATGAAACAAGAATTTATAGACGTTTTGCAAAAGAGGGTGCAAAATATCATATCGGAATGGTTTACTCAACACAATCACCATCAACTATAAATTCAGATCTACTTGCACAAACAGAAAACTTTTTTGTGGCACACTTAGCATCTCAAGAAGACGTAAATAAGCTCGCAAAAGTCAATATAGCTTACGAAAGTATTAAAAATGATATCCTGCAAGCAAAAACACCCGGATATATGCGAATGCTTACACGTTCACATAGGTTCGTAGTTTCTATGCAAGCAAAAAAATTTACTCCACCTTCAAACACTAATAAATAA
- a CDS encoding four helix bundle protein — translation MDYQELEVWKETKDLVKLVYSFTNKFPATEQFGLILQIRRAAVSIPSNIAEGIGRMHTKETIQFLHISRGSLYELETQLLISNELFNLNGDEFNSILEKIKTCKRILNGFINYYKTLDA, via the coding sequence ATGGATTATCAGGAACTTGAGGTATGGAAGGAGACCAAGGATTTGGTAAAATTAGTTTATAGTTTCACCAATAAATTCCCTGCCACAGAACAGTTCGGTTTGATACTTCAAATTCGTCGTGCTGCGGTTTCTATCCCTTCAAATATTGCTGAAGGAATTGGGCGCATGCATACAAAGGAAACAATTCAATTTCTTCATATCTCTAGAGGCTCTCTTTATGAACTTGAGACACAGTTGTTAATATCGAATGAACTTTTCAATTTAAACGGCGATGAGTTCAATTCGATTTTAGAGAAAATTAAAACCTGCAAGAGAATTTTAAACGGTTTCATTAACTACTATAAAACCCTTGATGCATAA
- a CDS encoding aminotransferase class V-fold PLP-dependent enzyme gives MDFNSTNNHQPSTINLIQRRSDFPILSREVFGRPLVYFDNGATTQKPLCVLQTIERFYREINANIHRGVHKLSEESTREYENAREVVRKFLNARKTSEIIFTSGTTASINLVAYSFGEVFVHQGDEVLVTEMEHHSNIVPWQLLCERKGATLKVLPFDSNGALMLNKLPELLTPKTRIVAVTQVSNTLGTVNPIAEIVRIAHSQNIPVLVDGAQGVKHGKIDVQQLDADFYAFSGHKIYGPTGIGVLYGKEEWLERMVPWQGGGDMIATVSFAKTTFNELPFKFEAGTANYIGAAGLATALNYYSSIGPDIATAYEDELLKYATTKLKEIDGLTIYGNAPEKAAIISFLLNGIHPYDTGMILNKMGIAVRTGNHCTQPVIDHFGIDGTVRASLAFYNTFEEVDRLVEALHKVKEMFG, from the coding sequence ATGGACTTCAATTCAACTAACAACCATCAACCATCAACCATCAACTTAATTCAGCGTCGCTCTGACTTCCCAATCCTATCCCGCGAGGTTTTCGGGCGGCCTTTGGTTTACTTTGACAATGGGGCAACAACCCAGAAACCCCTTTGCGTGCTGCAAACCATTGAGCGGTTCTACAGGGAGATAAACGCCAATATTCACCGTGGGGTTCATAAGCTTAGCGAGGAGTCGACCCGTGAGTACGAGAATGCTCGCGAGGTTGTTCGGAAATTCCTTAATGCCCGAAAAACATCCGAGATAATATTTACCTCCGGGACTACCGCATCAATCAACCTTGTGGCATACTCGTTTGGCGAGGTGTTTGTCCACCAGGGCGATGAGGTGCTGGTAACCGAAATGGAGCACCACTCCAACATTGTGCCCTGGCAGCTGCTTTGCGAGCGTAAGGGCGCAACCCTAAAGGTGCTTCCCTTTGATAGCAATGGCGCGCTAATGCTCAATAAGCTACCCGAATTACTTACCCCAAAAACCCGTATAGTTGCTGTAACGCAGGTGTCAAACACCCTGGGAACGGTTAATCCTATAGCCGAGATTGTGCGCATAGCGCACAGCCAAAACATCCCCGTGCTGGTTGATGGCGCTCAGGGGGTAAAGCATGGTAAAATTGATGTTCAGCAGCTCGATGCCGACTTTTATGCCTTCTCGGGGCATAAGATTTATGGCCCAACCGGTATAGGTGTGCTTTACGGTAAGGAGGAATGGCTTGAGCGTATGGTGCCCTGGCAGGGCGGTGGCGATATGATTGCAACCGTATCGTTTGCCAAAACCACCTTCAACGAGCTACCGTTCAAGTTTGAGGCGGGAACAGCCAACTACATCGGTGCAGCCGGATTGGCTACCGCGCTTAACTACTATTCAAGCATTGGCCCCGATATTGCCACCGCATACGAGGATGAGCTGCTAAAATACGCTACCACAAAGCTAAAAGAGATAGATGGGCTAACCATTTACGGAAATGCACCGGAAAAGGCAGCCATCATCTCGTTCTTGCTCAACGGAATTCATCCGTACGATACCGGCATGATACTCAATAAGATGGGCATAGCCGTTCGTACAGGCAACCACTGCACCCAACCCGTTATTGACCACTTCGGCATCGATGGCACTGTGCGTGCCTCGCTGGCGTTCTATAACACCTTTGAGGAAGTTGACCGACTGGTGGAAGCCCTCCATAAGGTAAAGGAGATGTTTGGCTAG